One window from the genome of Eucalyptus grandis isolate ANBG69807.140 chromosome 7, ASM1654582v1, whole genome shotgun sequence encodes:
- the LOC104454115 gene encoding CWF19-like protein 2, which produces MGLEWMLRPEQKTERSPPISVDKVPLETENEEAMKVNPRELNPFFKNNGSGYPEEDGPKSGGDRLMPPTVVGDGGASWRLKALKRAKEQAARDGRNIKEVVAERWGSLGHLAVSAASHRAAPSRAHLDSIRNRKRGLMEEQQTAGQDEEDGHTKKGDYQNKRNYLKDVSLRNPDMRVPKVDDSLSWRKRRGQNLSARDADAELISSAMSNLNKYSNDGSFLHTTLGQQRNVSGDSSSSQPAHDRKVDMSEENKPREVITQVNDGLSANQLAAKALQLRLKGKHDEAEKLLQEVENLRNKQLTSDSSVKSQNKEGTNRNVLYDVSHRRKEEEDADRHLAKTIMQNSRYSTSGQADDEYDFDGPPRKRSQKKGASNDQKSTQSSILAKRILTQQERCFYCFENPKRPRHLVVSIANFTYLMLPPQQPVVPGHCCIVTMQHESSTRTVDDNVWEEIRNFKKCLIMMFAKQEKDLVFLETVKGLAQQRHHCLIECLPLPREVANDAPLYFKKAIDEAEDEWSQHNAKKLIDTSVKGLRASIPKDFPYFHVEFGLNKGFVHVIDDEKDFKSSLGLDVIRGMMRLPEEDMHRRRRSESIDTQKQAVASFMQDWEPFDWTKQLD; this is translated from the exons ATGGGGTTAGAATGGATGCTGAGGCCTGAACAAAAGACCGAGAGAAGCCCACCAATAAGTGTTGATAAAGTGCCATTGGAAACTGAAAATGAAGAG GCAATGAAGGTAAATCCAAGGGAGTTAAATCCTTTTTTTAAGAATAATGGAAGCGGCTATCCAGAAGAAGATGGACCAAAATCTGGTGGAGACCGGCTTATGCCTCCAACAGTTGTCGGGGATGGAGGTGCGAGTTGGAGGCTGAAAGCCTTAAAACGAGCGAAAGAGCAGGCAGCTAGGGACGGACGAAATATTAAGGAG GTTGTGGCCGAACGTTGGGGGTCCCTGGGTCATCTGGCGGTTTCTGCTGCATCTCATAGAGCTGCTCCTTCTCGTGCTCATTTGGATTCTATAAGAAACCGAAAGAGAGGGTTAATGGAAGAGCAACAAACAGCTGgccaggatgaagaagatggccACACTAAGAAG GGGGATTATCAGAATAAGCGAAACTATTTGAAGGATGTCTCTCTTCGCAATCCTGACATGCGGGTACCGAAAGTTGATGACTCGTTATCATGGAGAAAGCGAAGAGGTCAAAATCTATCTGCCAGGGATGCTGATGCCGAGCTCATCTCTTCCGCCATGTccaatttaaacaaatattCTAATGATGGAAGCTTCTTGCATACAACTCTTGGTCAACAGAGAAACGTATCTGgtgattcttcatcttcacaacCTGCACATGACAGGAAAGTGGATATGTCAGAAGAAAATAAGCCTCGCGAAGTAATTACACAGGTGAATGACGGGTTAAGTGCAAACCAGTTGGCAGCTAAGGCTTTGCAGCTTCGCTTGAAAGGAAAGCATGACGAAGCTGAAAAACTATTG CAAGAAGTGGAGAACTTGAGAAATAAGCAGCTTACTAGTGATTCTTCAGTCAAATCACAGAATAAGGAAGGCACAAACAG GAATGTTTTATATGATGTATCTCAtcggcggaaggaggaggaggatgctGACAGGCATCTAGCTAAAACAATAATGCAAAATAGCCGTTATAGTACTTCAGGCCAAGCGGatgatgaatatgattttgATGGTCCCCCAAGGAAAAGGTCTCAGAAGAAAGGAGCTAGCAATGACCAGAAGTCCACTCAGAGTAGCATTTTGGCAAAGCGCATCTTGACTCAGCAGGAGCGCTGCTTTTACTGCTTTGAGAATCCAAAAAGGCCAAGACACCTAGTTGTTTCAATTGCGAACTTTACATATTTGATGTTACCACCGCAGCAGCCTGTTGTGCCCGGCCATTGCTGCATAGTCACAATGCAG CATGAATCATCCACAAGAACTGTTGATGATAATGTGTGGGAAGAGATTCGGAATTTTAAGAAGTGCCTGATTATGATGTTTGCAAAGCAAGAGAAGGATCTTGTGTTTCTTGAGACGGTGAAGGGGTTGGCACAGCAACGACACCATTGTTTGATCGAGTGCCTCCCGTTACCAAGAGAAGTCGCAAATGATGCTCCTCTTTACTTCAAAAAG GCAATTGACGAAGCTGAAGATGAGTGGAGCCAGCACAACGCCAAGAAACTCATCGACACCAGCGTGAAGGGATTGCGGGCTTCCATTCCAAAGGACTTCCCATACTTTCACGTGGAGTTCGGCTTGAACAAGGGCTTCGTTCACGTGATCGACGATGAGAAGGATTTCAAGAGCAGCCTCGGCCTTGACGTGATCAGGGGGATGATGCGTCTGCCTGAGGAAGACATGCACCGGCGTCGTAGGTCCGAATCCATAGACACACAGAAGCAAGCGGTCGCAAGTTTCATGCAAGATTGGGAACCATTCGACTGGACAAAACAACTAGATTAG
- the LOC104455806 gene encoding probable ATP-dependent RNA helicase ddx5 isoform X2, with translation MAKGDDAVQRKKNKTNRKKLQKKQDSSTVSARVAAIIAAKKRRKSGKRRACQGMCFSLPTPDNPFNDQHGKDGLSKDIKNGKSAKSRKAASERNDNGADPVPNTGNNTKRLKKEQERELTSDGKPMKRCNTDGKVIKKNDSQGQQGPAWQNSCSSKFLTLCLKTLEDALWHENAQNGDTINPLFVNAWGIEFWKLYASGKDILETSGVCSSAKQIAWIVSIAADTFARKEKEGLSLTSPFLLYLVPTAEKAAEVRAICKPLKALGIHTVSIHCGTSIDHQIHGLTSCEPEFLVSTPERLLELITLKAIDISQTSLLVVDGVKTLSEGAYLDVIKSVRQFISGNPRTVAFNDCLDGPCTATLQNLMNGPIERLSLNDTITPCIVQSANICTSEGEKPLKFPHGRKCTDSWNH, from the exons ATGGCGAAAGGCGACGACGCGGtccagaggaagaagaacaagaccAACCGGAAGAAGCTCCAGAAGAAGCAGGACTCGTCGACCGTCTCCGCCCGCGTCGCCGCCATCATCGCCGCCAAGAAGCGGCGCAAGTCCGGCAAGCGCCGCGCCTGCCAG GGTATGTGTTTCAGTCTTCCTACTCCAGATAATCCATTCAATGACCAACATGGTAAGGACGGTTTGAGTAAAGATATCAAAAATGGAAAGAGCGCTAAATCAAGGAAAGCAGCTTCGGAAAGGAATGATAATGGTGCTGATCCTGTACCAAATACGGGAAATAACACAAAACGTCTCAAGAAAGAGCAGGAGAGAGAACTAACTTCTGATGGTAAGCCTATGAAAAGATGTAATACAGACGGCAAGGTGATTAAGAAGAACGATTCTCAAGGCCAACAAGGTCCTGCTTGGCAGAACTCTTGCTCGTCTAAGTTTCTTACACTGTGCCTGAAGACGTTGGAGGATGCGTTGTGGCATGAAAATGCTCAGAATGGTGACACAATCAACCCTTTGTTTGTTAATGCCTGGGGAATCGAATTCTGGAAACTTTATGCATCTGGCAAAGATATTCTAGAGACGAGTGGTGTTTGTTCTTCGGCTAAACAAATTGCCTGGATTGTGTCCATTGCTGCTGATACTTTTgcaaggaaggagaaagaaggtCTATCCTTAACCAGCCCTTTCCTTTTATATCTTGTGCCAACAGCTGAGAAAGCTGCTGAG GTACGTGCTATTTGCAAGCCCTTAAAGGCTCTTGGTATACATACTGTGAGTATACATTGCGGCACCTCTATAGATCATCAAATTCACGG GTTGACAAGCTGTGAGCCTGAGTTTCTTGTGTCGACACCTGAGAGACTTTTGGAGCTTATTACCTTGAAGGCCATTGATATATCTCAAACCTCCTTGCTG GTTGTTGACGGGGTCAAAACTCTTTCTGAAGGTGCTTATCTTGATGTGATCAAATCTGTGAGACAATTCATTTCTGGAAATCCTCGAACAGTGGCTTTCAATGATTGCCTTGATGGTCCATGCACTGCAACTTTGCAAAATCTTATGAATGGACCTATTGAAAGATTGTCTCTTAATGATACCATCACTCCGTGCATCGTCCAGTCTGCAAACATCTGCACCTCAGAAGGAGAAAAGCCATTAAAG TTTCCTCATGGAAGAAAATGCACTGACTCTTGGAACCATTGA
- the LOC104455806 gene encoding probable ATP-dependent RNA helicase ddx5 isoform X1, with amino-acid sequence MAKGDDAVQRKKNKTNRKKLQKKQDSSTVSARVAAIIAAKKRRKSGKRRACQGMCFSLPTPDNPFNDQHGKDGLSKDIKNGKSAKSRKAASERNDNGADPVPNTGNNTKRLKKEQERELTSDGKPMKRCNTDGKVIKKNDSQGQQGPAWQNSCSSKFLTLCLKTLEDALWHENAQNGDTINPLFVNAWGIEFWKLYASGKDILETSGVCSSAKQIAWIVSIAADTFARKEKEGLSLTSPFLLYLVPTAEKAAEVRAICKPLKALGIHTVSIHCGTSIDHQIHGLTSCEPEFLVSTPERLLELITLKAIDISQTSLLVVDGVKTLSEGAYLDVIKSVRQFISGNPRTVAFNDCLDGPCTATLQNLMNGPIERLSLNDTITPCIVQSANICTSEGEKPLKVVLKLGVDHFARKRKTKEERTFKIKV; translated from the exons ATGGCGAAAGGCGACGACGCGGtccagaggaagaagaacaagaccAACCGGAAGAAGCTCCAGAAGAAGCAGGACTCGTCGACCGTCTCCGCCCGCGTCGCCGCCATCATCGCCGCCAAGAAGCGGCGCAAGTCCGGCAAGCGCCGCGCCTGCCAG GGTATGTGTTTCAGTCTTCCTACTCCAGATAATCCATTCAATGACCAACATGGTAAGGACGGTTTGAGTAAAGATATCAAAAATGGAAAGAGCGCTAAATCAAGGAAAGCAGCTTCGGAAAGGAATGATAATGGTGCTGATCCTGTACCAAATACGGGAAATAACACAAAACGTCTCAAGAAAGAGCAGGAGAGAGAACTAACTTCTGATGGTAAGCCTATGAAAAGATGTAATACAGACGGCAAGGTGATTAAGAAGAACGATTCTCAAGGCCAACAAGGTCCTGCTTGGCAGAACTCTTGCTCGTCTAAGTTTCTTACACTGTGCCTGAAGACGTTGGAGGATGCGTTGTGGCATGAAAATGCTCAGAATGGTGACACAATCAACCCTTTGTTTGTTAATGCCTGGGGAATCGAATTCTGGAAACTTTATGCATCTGGCAAAGATATTCTAGAGACGAGTGGTGTTTGTTCTTCGGCTAAACAAATTGCCTGGATTGTGTCCATTGCTGCTGATACTTTTgcaaggaaggagaaagaaggtCTATCCTTAACCAGCCCTTTCCTTTTATATCTTGTGCCAACAGCTGAGAAAGCTGCTGAG GTACGTGCTATTTGCAAGCCCTTAAAGGCTCTTGGTATACATACTGTGAGTATACATTGCGGCACCTCTATAGATCATCAAATTCACGG GTTGACAAGCTGTGAGCCTGAGTTTCTTGTGTCGACACCTGAGAGACTTTTGGAGCTTATTACCTTGAAGGCCATTGATATATCTCAAACCTCCTTGCTG GTTGTTGACGGGGTCAAAACTCTTTCTGAAGGTGCTTATCTTGATGTGATCAAATCTGTGAGACAATTCATTTCTGGAAATCCTCGAACAGTGGCTTTCAATGATTGCCTTGATGGTCCATGCACTGCAACTTTGCAAAATCTTATGAATGGACCTATTGAAAGATTGTCTCTTAATGATACCATCACTCCGTGCATCGTCCAGTCTGCAAACATCTGCACCTCAGAAGGAGAAAAGCCATTAAAG GTAGTTCTCAAATTAGGAGTTGATCACTTTGCTAGGAAAAGGAagacaaaagaagagaggaCTTTCAAGATCAAAGTTTGA
- the LOC104455805 gene encoding eEF1A lysine and N-terminal methyltransferase, whose amino-acid sequence MALEESTFETLVPSRFITFTFPDPPPPSASASGDRRRLLRVAVLDSPVQPPAAPPWVAAMLVPSRRERDWIFSTEPGHFQLLLGTPGLSRLVLIGEDPVDGRGSGLGFRRRTECDRSRRDGREESLGRLVLALSPRVCFESGVPEVTFLSYEDDLVASVVLEVCIGEFVGEMLVEDVEIERGGGCGEREFRRRLRFKRMPNLVQTQVRIVPREDRGETEGGFGIEDMQFRIDAGVLVHPYLAPMVASLSLIGFHIDERIRKGSRPKAFCAGVGGGALLAFLRGQLGFEVLGVDVDEVVLRIARQYFGLEDGDFLRVVVGDAIEWMERLASWKAEGTLGAVCSHDLSVVDGIGGKFDVIMVDLDSSDVCTGMVAPPLEFVRKPVLLAARSLLCEFGILVINVIPPDRLFYETMINEVRDVFHDLYEIDVGNGENFVLIATVASTRDCSGNDVSFIMRLNSVLSGAYMDSIRKI is encoded by the coding sequence ATGGCTCTGGAGGAGTCCACGTTCGAAACCCTCGTCCCTTCCCGCTTCATCACCTTCACATTCCCcgatcctcctcctccctccgcctccgcctccggcgaccgccgccgcctcctccgtgTCGCCGTCCTCGACTCCCCCGTCCAACCACCAGCCGCCCCGCCGTGGGTCGCCGCCATGCTCGTCCCCTCCCGTCGCGAGCGCGACTGGATCTTCTCCACCGAGCCCGGCCACTTCCAGCTCCTCCTCGGCACGCCGGGCCTCTCCCGCCTCGTTCTCATCGGCGAGGATCCGGTCGACGGACGCGGCTCGGGTCTCGGATTCCGCCGTCGGACCGAATGCGATCGATCGCGTCGGGATGGTCGTGAAGAGAGCTTGGGGCGTCTGGTTTTAGCTTTGTCTCCGAGGGTTTGCTTCGAAAGCGGAGTTCCGGAGGTAACGTTCTTAAGCTATGAAGACGATTTGGTTGCTAGTGTGGTGCTTGAAGTGTGCATTGGTGAGTTTGTCGGCGAAATGTTAGTCGAAGATGTGGAGATAGAGAGGGGCGGTGGTtgcggagagagagagtttcgaAGGAGGTTGAGGTTCAAAAGAATGCCGAATTTGGTTCAGACTCAAGTCCGTATCGTACCGCGAGAGGATCGTGGTGAGACGGAGGGAGGTTTTGGAATCGAGGATATGCAATTCAGGATTGATGCTGGAGTCTTGGTGCATCCGTATTTGGCTCCCATGGTGGCGAGCTTATCACTGATTGGTTTTCACATCGATGAACGGATTCGGAAGGGGTCAAGGCCGAAAGCATTTTGTGCTGGCGTCGGAGGTGGTGCTTTGCTTGCTTTCTTGAGGGGTCAGTTGGGTTTTGAGGTCTTGGGAGTAGATGTTGATGAGGTGGTTTTGAGGATTGCGAGACAGTATTTTGGGCTTGAAGATGGTGACTTTTTGCGTGTTGTAGTTGGGGATGCAATAGAATGGATGGAAAGACTTGCAAGCTGGAAAGCCGAGGGCACTTTGGGTGCCGTGTGTAGTCATGATTTGAGTGTTGTTGATGGTATTGGTGGTAAATTTGATGTTATTATGGTGGATTTAGACTCAAGTGATGTTTGTACTGGTATGGTGGCTCCACCTTTAGAATTTGTGAGGAAGCCCGTTCTGCTGGCTGCCAGATCACTCCTTTGCGAGTTTGGAATTCTTGTAATTAATGTGATTCCTCCTGATAGGTTGTTTTATGAGACAATGATTAATGAAGTGAGGGATGTCTTTCATGATCTGTATGAAATTGATGTGGGGAATGGGGAAAATTTTGTGCTTATTGCCACAGTGGCATCTACTAGGGATTGTTCTGGGAATGATGTTTCATTTATCATGAGGTTGAACTCAGTACTTTCTGGTGCTTACATGGACTCCATTAGGAAAATCTAA
- the LOC104455806 gene encoding probable ATP-dependent RNA helicase ddx5 isoform X4: protein MAKGDDAVQRKKNKTNRKKLQKKQDSSTVSARVAAIIAAKKRRKSGKRRACQGMCFSLPTPDNPFNDQHGKDGLSKDIKNGKSAKSRKAASERNDNGADPVPNTGNNTKRLKKEQERELTSDGKPMKRCNTDGKVIKKNDSQGQQGPAWQNSCSSKFLTLCLKTLEDALWHENAQNGDTINPLFVNAWGIEFWKLYASGKDILETSGVCSSAKQIAWIVSIAADTFARKEKEGLSLTSPFLLYLVPTAEKAAEVRAICKPLKALGIHTVSIHCGTSIDHQIHGLTSCEPEFLVSTPERLLELITLKAIDISQTSLLVVDGVKTLSEGAYLDVIKSVRQFISGNPRTVAFNDCLDGPCTATLQNLMNGPIERLSLNDTITPCIVQSANICTSEGEKPLKDTLRR, encoded by the exons ATGGCGAAAGGCGACGACGCGGtccagaggaagaagaacaagaccAACCGGAAGAAGCTCCAGAAGAAGCAGGACTCGTCGACCGTCTCCGCCCGCGTCGCCGCCATCATCGCCGCCAAGAAGCGGCGCAAGTCCGGCAAGCGCCGCGCCTGCCAG GGTATGTGTTTCAGTCTTCCTACTCCAGATAATCCATTCAATGACCAACATGGTAAGGACGGTTTGAGTAAAGATATCAAAAATGGAAAGAGCGCTAAATCAAGGAAAGCAGCTTCGGAAAGGAATGATAATGGTGCTGATCCTGTACCAAATACGGGAAATAACACAAAACGTCTCAAGAAAGAGCAGGAGAGAGAACTAACTTCTGATGGTAAGCCTATGAAAAGATGTAATACAGACGGCAAGGTGATTAAGAAGAACGATTCTCAAGGCCAACAAGGTCCTGCTTGGCAGAACTCTTGCTCGTCTAAGTTTCTTACACTGTGCCTGAAGACGTTGGAGGATGCGTTGTGGCATGAAAATGCTCAGAATGGTGACACAATCAACCCTTTGTTTGTTAATGCCTGGGGAATCGAATTCTGGAAACTTTATGCATCTGGCAAAGATATTCTAGAGACGAGTGGTGTTTGTTCTTCGGCTAAACAAATTGCCTGGATTGTGTCCATTGCTGCTGATACTTTTgcaaggaaggagaaagaaggtCTATCCTTAACCAGCCCTTTCCTTTTATATCTTGTGCCAACAGCTGAGAAAGCTGCTGAG GTACGTGCTATTTGCAAGCCCTTAAAGGCTCTTGGTATACATACTGTGAGTATACATTGCGGCACCTCTATAGATCATCAAATTCACGG GTTGACAAGCTGTGAGCCTGAGTTTCTTGTGTCGACACCTGAGAGACTTTTGGAGCTTATTACCTTGAAGGCCATTGATATATCTCAAACCTCCTTGCTG GTTGTTGACGGGGTCAAAACTCTTTCTGAAGGTGCTTATCTTGATGTGATCAAATCTGTGAGACAATTCATTTCTGGAAATCCTCGAACAGTGGCTTTCAATGATTGCCTTGATGGTCCATGCACTGCAACTTTGCAAAATCTTATGAATGGACCTATTGAAAGATTGTCTCTTAATGATACCATCACTCCGTGCATCGTCCAGTCTGCAAACATCTGCACCTCAGAAGGAGAAAAGCCATTAAAG GACACTTTGAGGCGGTAG
- the LOC104455806 gene encoding probable ATP-dependent RNA helicase ddx5 isoform X3 translates to MAKGDDAVQRKKNKTNRKKLQKKQDSSTVSARVAAIIAAKKRRKSGKRRACQGMCFSLPTPDNPFNDQHGKDGLSKDIKNGKSAKSRKAASERNDNGADPVPNTGNNTKRLKKEQERELTSDGKPMKRCNTDGKVIKKNDSQGQQGPAWQNSCSSKFLTLCLKTLEDALWHENAQNGDTINPLFVNAWGIEFWKLYASGKDILETSGVCSSAKQIAWIVSIAADTFARKEKEGLSLTSPFLLYLVPTAEKAAEVRAICKPLKALGIHTVSIHCGTSIDHQIHGLTSCEPEFLVSTPERLLELITLKAIDISQTSLLVVDGVKTLSEGAYLDVIKSVRQFISGNPRTVAFNDCLDGPCTATLQNLMNGPIERLSLNDTITPCIVQSANICTSEGEKPLKQEEARNSCCLN, encoded by the exons ATGGCGAAAGGCGACGACGCGGtccagaggaagaagaacaagaccAACCGGAAGAAGCTCCAGAAGAAGCAGGACTCGTCGACCGTCTCCGCCCGCGTCGCCGCCATCATCGCCGCCAAGAAGCGGCGCAAGTCCGGCAAGCGCCGCGCCTGCCAG GGTATGTGTTTCAGTCTTCCTACTCCAGATAATCCATTCAATGACCAACATGGTAAGGACGGTTTGAGTAAAGATATCAAAAATGGAAAGAGCGCTAAATCAAGGAAAGCAGCTTCGGAAAGGAATGATAATGGTGCTGATCCTGTACCAAATACGGGAAATAACACAAAACGTCTCAAGAAAGAGCAGGAGAGAGAACTAACTTCTGATGGTAAGCCTATGAAAAGATGTAATACAGACGGCAAGGTGATTAAGAAGAACGATTCTCAAGGCCAACAAGGTCCTGCTTGGCAGAACTCTTGCTCGTCTAAGTTTCTTACACTGTGCCTGAAGACGTTGGAGGATGCGTTGTGGCATGAAAATGCTCAGAATGGTGACACAATCAACCCTTTGTTTGTTAATGCCTGGGGAATCGAATTCTGGAAACTTTATGCATCTGGCAAAGATATTCTAGAGACGAGTGGTGTTTGTTCTTCGGCTAAACAAATTGCCTGGATTGTGTCCATTGCTGCTGATACTTTTgcaaggaaggagaaagaaggtCTATCCTTAACCAGCCCTTTCCTTTTATATCTTGTGCCAACAGCTGAGAAAGCTGCTGAG GTACGTGCTATTTGCAAGCCCTTAAAGGCTCTTGGTATACATACTGTGAGTATACATTGCGGCACCTCTATAGATCATCAAATTCACGG GTTGACAAGCTGTGAGCCTGAGTTTCTTGTGTCGACACCTGAGAGACTTTTGGAGCTTATTACCTTGAAGGCCATTGATATATCTCAAACCTCCTTGCTG GTTGTTGACGGGGTCAAAACTCTTTCTGAAGGTGCTTATCTTGATGTGATCAAATCTGTGAGACAATTCATTTCTGGAAATCCTCGAACAGTGGCTTTCAATGATTGCCTTGATGGTCCATGCACTGCAACTTTGCAAAATCTTATGAATGGACCTATTGAAAGATTGTCTCTTAATGATACCATCACTCCGTGCATCGTCCAGTCTGCAAACATCTGCACCTCAGAAGGAGAAAAGCCATTAAAG CAAGAGGAAGCCCGTAATTCCTGTTGTCTCAATTGA
- the LOC104454116 gene encoding glucomannan 4-beta-mannosyltransferase 9 has product MDRLSSPPIFSVPEDISGLIRLVWQQARQPLIVPLLKVLVAACLVMSTMLFVERVYMGIVIFFIKLLRRRPEKQYKWEAMGEDIEAGSSAYPMVLVQIPMYNEKEVYQLSIGAACGLSWPADRIIIQVLDDSTDPTIKELKKLECQRWASKGINIKYEIRDNRKGYKAGALKEGMKHSYVKQCDYVAIFDADFQPEPDFLWRTIPFLVHNPEIGLVQARWKFVNSDECLMTRMQEMSLDYHFTVEQEVGSATYAFFGFNGTAGVWRISALNEAGGWKDRTTVEDMDLAVRASLKGWKFVYVSDLKVKSELPSTFKAYRYQQHRWSCGPANLFRKMVVEIIQNKKVSMWKKFYVIYSFFFVRKIVAHVVTFVFYCIVMPATVLVPEVEVSKWGAVYIPCTVTLLNSVGTPRSLHLLVFWVLFENVMALHRTKATFIGLLEAGRVNEWVVTQKLGDALKTKPGKAHRRLRIWIGQRVHVVELCVGAYLFVCGCYDLAHGKNRYFLYLFLQSFAFFVAGIGYVGTFIPSS; this is encoded by the exons ATGGACCGCCTCTCATCACCGCCGATATTTTCAGTCCCAGAAGACATCTCGGGCCTAATCAGGCTGGTCTGGCAACAGGCTAGACAACCTCTGATAGTTCCATTGCTGAAGGTCTTGGTGGCGGCGTGCTTGGTGATGTCGACAATGCTGTTTGTGGAGAGAGTTTACATGGGGATCGTTATCTTCTTCATCAAGCTGCTTCGGCGGCGACCCGAGAAGCAGTACAAGTGGGAGGCGATGGGGGAGGACATTGAGGCTGGGAGCTCGGCTTATCCCATGGTGCTAGTGCAAATCCCCATGTACAACGAGAAAGAG GTTTACCAGCTATCCATTGGAGCTGCATGCGGGCTTTCATGGCCGGCTGATCGGATCATAATACAAGTTCTCGACGATTCAACGGACCCGACAATTAAG GAGTTAAAGAAATTAGAGTGCCAAAGATGGGCGAGCAAAGGCATCAACATAAAGTATGAGATTCGAGACAACAGGAAAGGGTACAAAGCCGGGGCACTCAAAGAAGGCATGAAGCACAGCTATGTCAAACAATGTGACTACGTCGCCATCTTCGATGCCGATTTCCAACCCGAGCCTGATTTTCTGTGGCGAACCATACCTTTCTTAGTCCATAACCCCGAAATCGGGCTTGTCCAAGCTCGGTGGAAGTTTG TGAATTCTGATGAATGCTTAATGACGAGGATGCAAGAAATGTCACTGGACTACCATTTTACTGTGGAACAGGAAGTGGGCTCTGCAACCTATGCCTTCTTTGGCTTCAACG GGACAGCGGGCGTGTGGAGGATCTCCGCTCTGAATGAGGCCGGAGGATGGAAAGACCGAACGACCGTCGAGGACATGGATTTGGCTGTGCGGGCTAGTCTCAAAGGATGGAAATTCGTCTATGTCAGTGACCTCAAG GTGAAGAGTGAATTGCCAAGTACCTTCAAGGCATACCGCTACCAGCAGCACCGGTGGTCTTGCGGCCCGGCCAATCTCTTTCGGAAAATGGTGGTGGAAATCATCCAAAACAAG AAAGTGTCCATGTGGAAGAAGTTCTACGTGATATACAGCTTTTTCTTCGTCCGGAAGATCGTGGCCCACGTCGTCACGTTCGTGTTCTATTGCATCGTCATGCCAGCGACCGTGCTAGTTCCAGAAGTAGAAGTCTCCAAATGGGGGGCTGTTTATATCCCCTGCACTGTTACTCTCCTCAATTCAGTTGGTACTCCAAG GTCACTCCATCTGCTGGTGTTCTGGGTCCTGTTCGAGAACGTGATGGCGCTGCACCGGACCAAGGCGACCTTCATCGGGCTGCTGGAGGCAGGCCGAGTGAACGAGTGGGTCGTCACCCAGAAGCTAGGCGACGCCCTCAAGACGAAGCCGGGGAAAGCTCACAGGAGGCTTCGCATCTGGATCGGACAAAG AGTCCATGTGGTGGAGCTTTGCGTTGGCGCCTATCTCTTCGTCTGCGGATGCTACGACTTGGCTCACGGCAAGAACCGCTACTTCCTCTACCTCTTCCTGCAGTCCTTCGCCTTCTTTGTTGCTGGGATTGGCTATGTGGGCACGTTCATTCCCAGCTCTTAG